From Aquabacter sp. L1I39, the proteins below share one genomic window:
- a CDS encoding nickel/cobalt transporter, which translates to MRKPAFPAVRGPLLAALLIAVLLALDAHAGSVAAQTLGQAGPKASPFGMGTPGPAPSGFTGFILAKQSEFYRALIQAVRAAKADGNAVKVLAGLSFLYGIFHAAGPGHGKAVISSYLLADGGTLRRGIGLAFASALVQACAAILFVGVLALLFGATAVSMARALNMVEIAAYGGIALFGAWLAFTKGRSLVRQWRGVPADHVHGPDCGCVDKHAPDPHLLDGRGGWRRAAIAVVSAGARPCSGAILVLTFALAQSVPWSGVISVFAMGVGTALTVSAIAALAVYGKRAAVGIASLGGPRAALVTLGVELLAALLVMAFGLALLTGYLASERLLPG; encoded by the coding sequence GTGAGGAAACCGGCCTTCCCGGCCGTGCGCGGCCCCCTTCTCGCCGCTCTCCTCATCGCTGTCCTTCTTGCCCTGGATGCCCATGCGGGATCCGTTGCGGCACAAACCCTCGGGCAGGCGGGACCGAAGGCGTCTCCCTTCGGTATGGGCACGCCGGGGCCGGCCCCCTCGGGTTTCACCGGCTTCATCCTGGCCAAGCAGTCGGAATTCTACCGCGCCCTCATCCAGGCCGTGCGCGCCGCCAAGGCCGATGGCAATGCGGTGAAGGTTCTGGCGGGGCTCTCTTTTCTCTATGGCATCTTCCACGCCGCCGGTCCCGGCCACGGCAAGGCGGTGATCTCCTCCTACCTGCTGGCGGATGGCGGCACGTTGCGGCGCGGCATCGGCCTCGCCTTCGCCTCCGCTTTGGTGCAGGCCTGCGCGGCGATCCTGTTCGTGGGCGTGCTGGCATTGCTGTTCGGCGCCACCGCAGTCTCCATGGCCAGGGCCCTGAACATGGTGGAGATCGCGGCCTATGGCGGCATCGCCCTGTTCGGGGCATGGCTCGCCTTCACCAAGGGGCGCAGCCTCGTGCGGCAGTGGAGGGGCGTGCCGGCGGACCATGTGCACGGTCCGGACTGCGGCTGCGTCGACAAGCACGCGCCCGACCCGCATCTCCTGGATGGACGCGGGGGCTGGCGTCGCGCCGCCATTGCGGTTGTCTCGGCCGGTGCGCGCCCTTGCTCGGGAGCCATCTTGGTGTTGACGTTCGCCCTCGCCCAGAGCGTGCCCTGGAGCGGCGTCATTTCGGTCTTCGCCATGGGAGTGGGCACCGCCCTTACCGTTTCGGCAATTGCGGCGCTCGCGGTCTATGGCAAGAGGGCGGCGGTGGGGATTGCAAGCTTGGGAGGCCCGCGCGCGGCCCTGGTCACGCTGGGGGTGGAGCTCCTCGCGGCTCTGCTGGTCATGGCCTTCGGGCTGGCGCTGCTGACCGGCTATCTGGCCAGCGAGCGCCTGCTTCCGGGATAA
- a CDS encoding indolepyruvate ferredoxin oxidoreductase family protein: MALKPVSLDDKYDLAKEEVFVSGTQALVRLALMQKERDRRAGLNTAGYVSGYRGSPLGGLDQQFLRADKVLKANDILFQSGLNEDLAATALWGSQQAELRGEGKYDGVFGLWYGKGPGVDRSGDVFRHANNAGTSPYGGVLALMGDDHTCESSTTAHQSEFHFVDVMIPVLNPAGVQEILDYGLYGWALSRFSGAWVGLKAVKDTIESTGIVDGRLDRVSLADLGGFTLPPGGLNIRLGDTAIAQEERLQEYKRDAIIHFLRANRLNRFITSGGARPRIGIATVGKSYLDVRLALDELGIDEVRANDLGIRIWKVACPWPLETQGLQDFARGLDLIMVVEEKRSLIEVQVREELYGTANQPVCIGKKDEQGRWLFPVKGALDPNDIAIALGKRLLAYGDIPDIAARVAELEEAQRVLAATGDVATRIPYFCSGCPHNTSTKVPDGMRAYAGIGCHYMVQWMDRQTTGFTQMGGEGANWIGEAPFSKRGHVFQNLGDGTYNHSGYLAVRASVAAKVNVTYKILFNDAVAMTGGQRHDGNLNVPMIAQQVAAEGVQRVVVVTDEPDKYPAGIKWPDGLTIHHRDELDKVQRELATVPGVTALIYDQTCASEKRRRRKRGQFPDPDKRVIINERVCEGCGDCGVKSNCVSVQPLETEWGRKREIDQSSCNKDFSCVNGFCPSFVTVHGAKPRKSAGAAAGAGDWPELPEPNLPAIEGTYGVIATGVGGTGVVTIGAILGMAAHLEGKACGMIDMAGLAQKGGAVYSHIRLAHAPEDITAIRIPARGADFILGGDLVVAGTKKVLASVKPGKTLVVVNTHEVLPGDFTRNADYSLPSARIKRTIAATAGEENTHLIEASRLATGLFGNSLAQNIFMVGYAYQFGGLPVSAEAILKAIELNGEAVAMNQAAFLWGRRAAHDPARVEAAIGTSAPVSEARVLSTSLDEMITRRVADLTAYQSARYAARFKALVDKVQAAEAARAPGRSGLTEAVVRNLYKLMAYKDEYEVARLFSDGAFQRQVEAAFEGDLSYEFHLAPPIFAKPDPVTGEPRKMRFGPRMMKGFSWLARFKALRGTPLDIFGWSEERRTERALIKDYEKLVAELIGALNLDNHAYAVALASIPAKIRGYGHVKVRHLAAAKAEEADLLARFRAPPAARPEAQAAE, translated from the coding sequence ATGGCATTGAAGCCTGTCTCGCTCGACGACAAATACGACCTCGCCAAAGAAGAGGTCTTCGTTTCCGGCACCCAGGCGCTGGTGCGCCTTGCCCTGATGCAGAAGGAGCGCGACCGGCGGGCGGGCCTTAACACGGCGGGTTATGTGAGCGGCTATCGCGGCTCGCCGCTGGGCGGCCTCGACCAGCAGTTCCTGCGCGCCGACAAGGTGCTCAAAGCCAACGACATCCTGTTCCAGAGCGGGCTGAACGAGGATTTGGCCGCCACCGCCCTGTGGGGCTCCCAGCAGGCGGAGCTGCGCGGCGAAGGCAAGTATGACGGCGTCTTCGGCCTCTGGTACGGCAAGGGCCCGGGCGTCGACCGCTCCGGCGACGTGTTCCGCCACGCCAACAATGCGGGCACCTCGCCCTATGGCGGCGTGCTTGCCCTCATGGGCGACGACCATACCTGCGAAAGCTCCACCACCGCCCATCAGAGCGAGTTTCATTTCGTCGACGTGATGATCCCGGTCCTCAATCCGGCCGGGGTGCAGGAGATCCTCGATTATGGCCTCTATGGCTGGGCGCTGTCGCGCTTTTCCGGCGCCTGGGTGGGGCTGAAGGCGGTCAAGGACACCATCGAATCCACCGGCATCGTGGATGGGCGCCTCGACCGTGTGAGCCTGGCGGATCTCGGCGGCTTTACACTGCCGCCCGGCGGCCTCAACATCCGCCTTGGCGACACGGCCATCGCGCAGGAAGAGCGCCTCCAGGAATATAAGCGCGACGCCATCATCCACTTTCTGCGTGCCAATCGGCTCAACCGCTTCATCACGTCCGGCGGCGCGCGCCCGCGCATCGGCATCGCCACCGTGGGCAAGAGCTATCTGGACGTGCGCCTCGCCCTCGACGAGCTGGGGATCGACGAGGTGCGCGCCAACGATCTGGGCATCCGCATCTGGAAGGTGGCCTGCCCCTGGCCGCTGGAGACGCAGGGCCTTCAGGATTTCGCCCGTGGCCTCGACCTCATCATGGTGGTGGAGGAGAAGCGCTCCCTCATCGAGGTGCAGGTGCGCGAGGAGTTGTACGGCACCGCCAACCAGCCGGTCTGCATCGGCAAGAAGGACGAGCAGGGCCGCTGGCTGTTCCCGGTCAAGGGTGCGCTCGATCCCAACGACATCGCCATCGCGCTCGGCAAGAGGCTTCTGGCCTATGGCGACATCCCCGACATCGCCGCCCGCGTGGCGGAGCTGGAGGAGGCCCAGCGTGTGCTCGCCGCCACCGGAGACGTGGCCACCCGCATTCCCTATTTCTGCTCCGGCTGCCCGCACAACACCTCCACCAAGGTGCCAGACGGCATGCGCGCCTATGCGGGCATCGGCTGCCACTACATGGTGCAGTGGATGGACCGCCAGACCACGGGCTTCACCCAGATGGGCGGGGAAGGCGCCAACTGGATCGGCGAGGCGCCCTTCTCCAAGCGCGGCCACGTATTCCAGAATCTGGGCGACGGCACCTATAACCATTCCGGCTATCTGGCGGTGCGCGCCTCCGTGGCCGCCAAGGTGAACGTCACCTACAAGATCCTGTTCAACGATGCCGTCGCCATGACCGGCGGCCAGCGACATGACGGCAACCTGAACGTGCCCATGATCGCCCAGCAGGTGGCGGCGGAGGGCGTGCAGCGCGTTGTCGTCGTCACCGACGAGCCGGACAAGTATCCCGCCGGGATCAAATGGCCGGACGGGCTGACCATCCATCATCGGGACGAGTTGGACAAGGTGCAGCGGGAGTTGGCCACGGTGCCCGGCGTGACCGCTCTCATCTATGACCAGACCTGCGCCTCCGAGAAGCGGCGCCGCCGCAAGCGCGGCCAGTTCCCGGACCCGGACAAGCGCGTCATCATCAATGAGCGCGTCTGCGAGGGCTGCGGCGATTGCGGCGTGAAGTCCAATTGCGTGTCCGTGCAGCCGCTGGAGACCGAGTGGGGCCGCAAGCGGGAGATCGACCAGTCCTCCTGCAACAAGGACTTCTCCTGCGTGAACGGCTTCTGCCCGTCCTTCGTGACGGTGCACGGCGCCAAGCCCCGCAAGAGCGCGGGCGCGGCGGCAGGCGCCGGCGACTGGCCTGAGCTCCCGGAGCCCAACTTGCCCGCCATCGAGGGCACCTATGGCGTCATCGCCACGGGTGTGGGTGGCACCGGCGTGGTGACCATTGGCGCCATCCTGGGCATGGCGGCGCACCTGGAAGGCAAGGCCTGTGGGATGATCGACATGGCCGGCCTCGCCCAGAAGGGCGGGGCGGTCTACAGCCATATCCGCCTCGCCCATGCGCCCGAGGACATCACCGCCATCCGTATTCCCGCGCGCGGGGCCGACTTTATCCTGGGCGGCGATCTGGTGGTGGCCGGCACCAAGAAGGTGCTGGCGTCGGTGAAGCCCGGCAAGACGCTGGTGGTGGTGAACACCCACGAGGTGTTGCCGGGCGATTTCACCCGCAATGCCGACTATTCCCTCCCCAGCGCTCGCATCAAGCGCACCATTGCCGCCACTGCGGGGGAGGAGAACACCCACCTGATCGAGGCCAGCCGCCTCGCCACCGGCCTGTTCGGCAATTCGCTGGCGCAGAACATTTTCATGGTGGGCTATGCCTATCAGTTCGGCGGCCTGCCCGTGTCGGCCGAGGCCATTCTCAAGGCCATCGAGCTGAATGGCGAGGCGGTGGCCATGAACCAGGCTGCCTTCCTGTGGGGCCGGCGTGCGGCGCATGATCCGGCCCGCGTGGAAGCCGCCATCGGCACCTCCGCGCCGGTCAGCGAGGCCCGGGTGCTCTCCACCTCGCTGGACGAGATGATCACCCGCCGGGTGGCTGACCTCACGGCCTATCAGAGCGCCCGCTACGCCGCCCGCTTCAAGGCGCTGGTGGACAAGGTGCAGGCCGCCGAGGCGGCCCGCGCCCCCGGCCGGTCCGGCCTCACTGAGGCCGTGGTGCGCAATCTCTACAAGCTCATGGCCTATAAGGACGAGTATGAGGTGGCCCGGCTCTTCTCCGACGGCGCCTTCCAGCGCCAGGTGGAAGCGGCCTTCGAGGGCGACCTCTCCTACGAGTTCCACCTTGCCCCGCCCATCTTCGCCAAGCCCGATCCGGTCACCGGCGAGCCGCGCAAGATGCGGTTCGGGCCGCGCATGATGAAGGGCTTTTCCTGGCTCGCGCGCTTCAAGGCGCTGCGCGGCACGCCACTCGACATCTTCGGGTGGAGCGAGGAGCGCCGGACGGAGCGGGCCCTCATCAAGGATTACGAGAAGCTGGTGGCGGAGCTGATCGGAGCGCTGAACCTCGACAATCACGCTTATGCGGTGGCGCTCGCCTCCATCCCCGCCAAGATCCGCGGCTACGGCCATGTGAAGGTCCGTCACTTGGCCGCCGCCAAGGCGGAGGAGGCCGACCTCCTGGCCCGCTTCCGCGCCCCGCCCGCCGCCCGGCCGGAGGCACAGGCGGCGGAGTGA
- the dnaK gene encoding molecular chaperone DnaK has translation MSKIIGIDLGTTNSCVAVMEGASPKVIENAEGARTTPSIVAFTEDGERLVGQPAKRQGVTNPERTFFAVKRLIGRRFDDPTVAKDKGLVPYKIVRADNGDAWVESDGTKYSPSQISAFILQKMKETAESFLGEKVEKAVITVPAYFNDAQRQATKDAGKIAGLEVLRIINEPTAAALAYGLDKKSAGTIAVYDLGGGTFDVSILEIGDGVFEVKSTNGDTFLGGEDFDMRLVNYLADEFKKEQGIDLRSDKLALQRLKEAAEKAKIELSSATQTEINLPFITADASGPKHLTMKLTRAKFEALVEDLIQRTVEPCRLALKDAGLTAGQIDEVVLVGGMTRMPKVQEVVKQFFGKEPHKGVNPDEVVAIGAAIQAGVLQGDVKDVLLLDVTPLSLGIETLGGVFTRLIDRNTTIPTKKSQVFSTAEDGQTAVTIRVFQGEREMAADNKILGQFDLVGIPPAPRGVPQVEVTFDIDANGIVQVSAKDKGTGKEQQIRIQASGGLSDNDIDKMVKDAEAHAAEDKKRKALAEAKNHAEALIHSTEKAMSEHGDKVGATEKAAIEQAITDLKGVVTGEDADAIQAKTQVLAQASLKLGEAMYAAQQGGSEEPGAAKKDDVVDAEFTEVDDDKKKSA, from the coding sequence ATGTCCAAGATTATCGGCATCGACCTCGGAACGACCAATTCCTGCGTGGCGGTGATGGAGGGGGCCTCCCCGAAGGTCATCGAGAACGCCGAAGGCGCGCGCACCACGCCGTCCATCGTCGCCTTCACGGAAGATGGCGAGCGTCTGGTTGGCCAGCCCGCCAAGCGGCAGGGCGTCACCAATCCCGAGCGCACCTTTTTCGCCGTGAAGCGCCTCATCGGTCGTCGCTTTGACGACCCGACGGTCGCCAAGGACAAGGGCCTCGTTCCCTATAAGATCGTGCGCGCCGACAACGGCGACGCCTGGGTCGAGTCCGACGGCACCAAATATTCGCCCTCGCAGATTTCCGCCTTCATCCTTCAGAAGATGAAGGAGACGGCCGAGTCGTTCCTGGGCGAGAAGGTCGAGAAGGCGGTCATCACCGTCCCGGCTTACTTCAACGACGCCCAGCGCCAGGCCACCAAGGACGCCGGCAAGATCGCCGGTCTCGAGGTGCTGCGCATCATCAACGAGCCCACCGCGGCCGCGCTTGCTTATGGCCTTGACAAGAAGTCGGCCGGCACCATCGCGGTCTATGACCTGGGCGGTGGCACGTTCGACGTGTCGATCCTGGAGATCGGCGACGGCGTGTTCGAGGTGAAGTCCACGAACGGCGACACGTTCCTGGGCGGCGAAGACTTCGACATGCGGCTCGTCAATTATCTCGCCGACGAGTTCAAGAAGGAGCAGGGCATCGACCTGCGCAGCGACAAGCTCGCCCTCCAGCGGCTGAAGGAAGCCGCCGAGAAGGCCAAGATCGAGCTGTCGTCCGCGACCCAGACCGAGATCAACCTGCCCTTCATCACCGCCGATGCGTCCGGTCCCAAGCACCTGACCATGAAGCTGACCCGCGCCAAGTTCGAGGCGCTGGTGGAAGACCTCATCCAGCGCACGGTCGAGCCCTGCCGGCTTGCCCTCAAGGATGCGGGCCTCACCGCCGGCCAGATCGACGAAGTGGTGCTGGTGGGCGGCATGACCCGCATGCCCAAGGTCCAGGAAGTGGTGAAGCAGTTCTTCGGCAAGGAGCCCCACAAGGGCGTCAACCCGGACGAGGTGGTCGCCATCGGCGCCGCCATCCAGGCGGGCGTGCTCCAGGGCGACGTGAAGGACGTGCTGCTGCTCGACGTGACCCCGCTGTCGCTCGGCATCGAGACGCTCGGCGGCGTGTTCACCCGCCTGATCGACCGCAACACCACCATCCCCACCAAGAAGAGCCAGGTGTTCTCCACGGCTGAGGATGGCCAGACCGCGGTCACCATCCGGGTGTTCCAGGGCGAGCGCGAAATGGCGGCGGACAACAAGATCCTCGGCCAGTTCGACCTGGTGGGCATCCCGCCCGCGCCGCGCGGCGTGCCGCAGGTGGAAGTGACCTTCGACATCGACGCCAACGGCATCGTGCAGGTGTCCGCCAAGGACAAGGGCACGGGCAAGGAACAGCAGATCCGCATCCAGGCGTCCGGCGGCCTCAGCGACAATGACATCGACAAGATGGTCAAGGACGCGGAGGCGCATGCCGCCGAGGACAAGAAGCGCAAGGCTCTGGCGGAAGCCAAGAACCATGCCGAGGCCCTGATCCACTCCACGGAAAAGGCCATGTCCGAGCACGGCGATAAGGTGGGCGCCACCGAGAAGGCGGCCATCGAGCAGGCCATCACGGATCTTAAGGGCGTGGTGACCGGCGAGGACGCCGACGCCATCCAGGCCAAGACCCAGGTCCTGGCCCAGGCCTCCCTCAAGCTGGGCGAGGCCATGTATGCGGCCCAGCAGGGCGGCAGCGAAGAGCCCGGCGCCGCCAAGAAGGACGACGTGGTGGACGCCGAGTTCACCGAAGTGGACGACGACAAGAAGAAGTCGGCCTGA
- a CDS encoding DUF1236 domain-containing protein has product MMLRLTGPVCAALLLAGTVGARAQVAPVVVTEPQAVVVTPARGALVQRYVVSAAPAVVVSSGYTPVVGAVMPETVQLQVFDTMQDYGGFNAPAYRYVVLQDQGTVLVEPESRRIIQVIR; this is encoded by the coding sequence ATGATGCTTCGTCTCACTGGTCCGGTATGCGCGGCCCTTCTCCTGGCCGGCACCGTCGGCGCACGCGCACAGGTGGCCCCCGTCGTGGTGACAGAGCCGCAGGCTGTGGTCGTCACCCCCGCTCGGGGCGCTCTGGTGCAGCGCTACGTGGTCAGCGCCGCGCCTGCGGTCGTGGTGTCGAGCGGCTATACGCCCGTGGTCGGTGCCGTGATGCCCGAAACGGTGCAGTTGCAGGTTTTCGACACCATGCAGGACTATGGCGGCTTCAATGCGCCCGCCTATCGCTACGTGGTCCTGCAGGATCAGGGCACGGTTCTGGTGGAGCCGGAAAGCCGCCGCATCATCCAGGTGATCCGCTGA
- the dnaJ gene encoding molecular chaperone DnaJ: MSKRDYYEVLGCDRGADETVLKASYRKLAMKWHPDRNQGDGEAEIRFKEVNEAYEVLKDPQKRAAYDRFGHAAFENGMGGGGPGGPGFGADFASTFADIFDDLFGGQMGGGRGRPGNGGRGRGADLRYNMDITLEEAFAGKDAQIKIPTSIVCESCSGSGAKAGTQPKTCRTCGGAGKIRHAQGFFTLERTCPACQGRGSMIEDPCPNCGGAGRVTRERTLTVHIPAGVEDGTRIRLGGEGEAGTRGGPAGDLYIFLSIEPHPFFQREGADLYCRAPISMVTAALGGTVEVPTIGGEKSKVKIPEGTQSGKRLRLSGKGMPVMRTRNHGDMYVQVVVETPQNLTKRQKELLSEFDRECSNETHPESNGFFAKMKDFFQGAADPD, encoded by the coding sequence ATGTCGAAGCGCGATTATTACGAAGTTCTGGGATGCGACCGCGGTGCCGATGAAACGGTGCTGAAGGCCTCCTACCGCAAGCTCGCCATGAAATGGCACCCCGATCGCAACCAGGGCGACGGCGAGGCCGAGATCCGCTTCAAGGAAGTCAACGAGGCCTATGAGGTCCTGAAGGACCCGCAGAAGCGCGCCGCCTATGACCGCTTCGGCCATGCCGCCTTCGAAAATGGCATGGGGGGCGGCGGGCCGGGTGGGCCGGGATTTGGCGCCGACTTCGCCTCCACCTTCGCCGACATCTTCGACGATCTGTTCGGCGGCCAGATGGGCGGCGGGCGCGGCCGGCCGGGCAATGGCGGGCGCGGGCGCGGGGCGGACCTGCGCTACAATATGGATATCACGCTGGAAGAAGCCTTCGCCGGCAAGGATGCCCAGATCAAGATCCCCACTTCCATCGTGTGTGAGTCCTGCTCGGGCTCCGGCGCCAAGGCGGGCACCCAGCCCAAGACCTGCCGCACCTGCGGCGGCGCGGGCAAGATCCGCCATGCCCAGGGCTTCTTCACCCTGGAGCGCACCTGCCCCGCCTGTCAAGGCCGTGGCAGCATGATCGAGGACCCCTGCCCCAATTGCGGCGGTGCCGGCCGCGTCACCCGCGAGCGCACCCTCACCGTGCACATTCCGGCGGGCGTGGAGGATGGCACCCGTATTCGCCTGGGCGGCGAGGGCGAAGCCGGCACGCGGGGCGGTCCTGCGGGCGATCTCTACATCTTCCTGTCCATCGAGCCCCATCCCTTCTTCCAGCGGGAAGGCGCAGACCTTTATTGCCGGGCGCCCATTTCCATGGTGACGGCGGCGCTGGGCGGCACGGTGGAAGTGCCCACCATCGGCGGCGAAAAGTCGAAGGTGAAGATCCCGGAAGGCACCCAGTCCGGCAAGCGCCTGCGTCTGTCCGGCAAGGGCATGCCGGTGATGCGCACCCGCAACCATGGCGACATGTATGTGCAGGTGGTGGTGGAGACGCCGCAAAACCTCACCAAGCGCCAGAAGGAACTGCTGTCGGAATTCGACCGCGAGTGCTCCAACGAGACCCATCCGGAATCCAACGGTTTCTTTGCCAAGATGAAGGATTTCTTCCAGGGCGCGGCCGACCCGGACTGA
- a CDS encoding alpha-ketoglutarate-dependent dioxygenase AlkB family protein has product MQKLELAPGCLWWPGRLDRCQQEALLSQVESGLAQAPLFTPRMPRTGQPFSVRMSNFGPLGWVSDVDGYRYQTFHPDTRQPWPALPAALTELWHTLSGVPYPPEACLINWYGPEARMGLHQDKDEQDLTAPVLSLSLGDTALFRVGGTERRTPTRSIRLASGDAVLLSGPGRLAYHGIDRILPGTSTLISRPGRFNLTLRRVTPP; this is encoded by the coding sequence ATGCAGAAGCTCGAACTTGCTCCCGGCTGCCTGTGGTGGCCGGGCCGTCTGGATCGCTGCCAGCAGGAGGCGCTTCTGTCGCAGGTCGAAAGCGGGCTGGCTCAGGCGCCCCTTTTTACGCCGCGCATGCCGCGCACCGGGCAACCCTTCAGCGTGCGAATGAGCAATTTCGGCCCGCTCGGGTGGGTTTCGGACGTGGACGGCTATCGCTACCAGACCTTCCATCCCGACACCCGGCAACCCTGGCCTGCCTTGCCCGCAGCGCTGACCGAGCTGTGGCACACGCTGTCCGGCGTGCCCTATCCACCGGAAGCCTGCCTTATCAACTGGTATGGTCCCGAGGCCCGCATGGGGCTTCACCAGGATAAGGATGAACAGGACCTCACCGCCCCCGTCCTGTCCCTCTCCCTCGGGGACACCGCCCTGTTCCGGGTTGGCGGGACCGAGCGGCGCACGCCCACGCGCTCGATCCGTCTCGCCTCAGGCGACGCGGTCCTTCTCAGCGGACCGGGACGGCTGGCTTATCACGGGATCGACCGCATCCTTCCGGGCACCTCGACCCTCATCAGCCGGCCCGGTCGCTTCAACCTGACGCTAAGGCGGGTCACGCCGCCCTGA
- a CDS encoding DUF1007 family protein, translated as MIPRSIRLLACAMLAVLGSVGSALAHPHVWVTMQTQVMYGPDGMVTGLKQDWTFDEAFTAFALQGLERNKDGTYPDKVLKPLAEVNVTSLKEYGYFVKAKNATAKLAFKDPVDYYLTYENEALTLHFILPLVKPIPSKGTMSFDIYDPTYFVSFSFADKDPVALAGAPSGCSSQVIVPNQPQTMQLSESFFTDLTSSSTYGAQFANKVTVRCP; from the coding sequence ATGATTCCGCGTTCGATCCGACTTCTCGCATGCGCCATGCTGGCCGTTCTCGGCTCGGTGGGAAGCGCGCTCGCTCATCCCCATGTCTGGGTGACCATGCAGACGCAGGTCATGTATGGGCCGGACGGCATGGTCACCGGGCTGAAACAGGACTGGACTTTCGACGAGGCCTTCACCGCCTTCGCTCTCCAGGGCCTGGAGCGCAACAAGGACGGCACCTATCCAGATAAGGTCCTGAAGCCACTCGCGGAGGTGAATGTCACCTCGCTCAAGGAATATGGCTATTTCGTCAAGGCCAAGAACGCGACCGCCAAGCTCGCCTTCAAGGATCCGGTCGACTATTACCTGACCTATGAGAACGAAGCGCTGACGCTTCACTTCATCCTGCCGTTGGTCAAGCCCATACCGTCCAAGGGGACCATGAGCTTCGACATTTACGACCCAACTTACTTCGTTTCTTTCAGTTTCGCCGACAAGGATCCGGTGGCCCTCGCGGGAGCGCCCTCGGGCTGCTCCTCGCAGGTGATCGTGCCGAACCAGCCGCAGACCATGCAATTGTCCGAGAGCTTCTTCACGGATCTCACCTCCTCAAGCACCTATGGCGCGCAATTCGCCAATAAGGTCACGGTGAGGTGTCCGTGA
- the pncA gene encoding bifunctional nicotinamidase/pyrazinamidase: MRATSSIGENPRVALLLVDLQVDFLPGGSLAVAGGDEVVPLANRVASTFRNVILTQDWHPAGHVSFATSHPGRAPFEVIDLPYGPQVLWPDHCVQGTAGAAFAPGLDVPHAHMIVRKGVHAGIDSYSTFYEADRVTPTGLTGALRDRGIDHVCLMGLATDFCVAWSAVDAARHRFRTQVILDGCRAIDANGSLARAQADMAAAGVELIGLADL; this comes from the coding sequence ATGCGCGCGACGTCATCCATCGGCGAGAATCCGCGGGTCGCTTTGCTGCTCGTGGACCTCCAGGTGGACTTCCTGCCCGGCGGAAGCCTTGCGGTCGCAGGCGGCGACGAAGTTGTCCCTTTGGCGAATCGGGTCGCCTCAACTTTCCGTAACGTCATCCTGACCCAGGACTGGCACCCGGCGGGCCATGTGTCCTTTGCGACGTCCCATCCGGGCCGCGCCCCCTTCGAGGTGATCGATCTCCCCTACGGCCCCCAAGTGCTGTGGCCGGACCATTGCGTCCAGGGAACTGCTGGGGCCGCCTTTGCCCCCGGCCTCGACGTCCCCCACGCCCATATGATCGTGCGCAAGGGTGTGCACGCGGGCATCGACAGCTATTCCACCTTCTATGAAGCTGACCGCGTGACCCCAACCGGTTTGACTGGGGCGCTGCGCGACCGTGGGATCGACCACGTCTGCCTGATGGGTTTGGCGACGGACTTCTGCGTCGCCTGGTCCGCCGTCGACGCCGCCCGCCACCGCTTCCGCACGCAGGTGATCCTGGACGGATGCCGGGCGATCGACGCGAATGGCTCGCTCGCCCGCGCGCAGGCCGACATGGCCGCGGCGGGCGTCGAATTGATCGGGCTCGCCGACCTTTAG